The DNA window AACTTATACTGCAATACATCAAGTATTTTATGTGCATACCTTCTTATACAAACAAACTCTGCAATGACACCATTGACAACATTATCTTACTGATAACTTACATCACGcctttctttataattttattactcatcTTTATCAATAAACACTTCTCACACAATAACTGTTATTCAACCTTCAGTCCTTCACTCGTACTTTATTTCGTTCTTATCTTACTACCCTCAATATGACCGACAATAGTTTAGCAGTACTTAGGTACtcaattacaattaatataatattattatgtgaaacAAATTCATTGTTATGAGTGCTTGTTTGATTTGTGACCTCATTTGTAGCAGGAAAAGGAATTAAATTGATGATAACGCTCGCTTCGGCGGCCATGTTGTTTGTCACATTAAACGTTCGTTCTGACTGTACCAGGACCACAGATGCGTAGGGCGTGTCATGAAAAAATGCCAGATTCCATTCCGCACATATTATATTCTGATTTCGTAATGAGATCTAATTTATGAAACGATTGTGTAATgtgatgtaggtactaaatatctacatacatttcAAGTCCTTAAGATTATCCCGATAGCTACAAACTAGATTGAGATTTACTCGGAAGTGAATACCTTATTAGCTAAGTTATTATCTATACAAAACAACAGAGTAAATTCTCACGGATATAAGGATAAAATGGGTAAGGATAATCAACACTCAACATGTGTATATACAAAATCATGTGTTCCTTAGATAAAAACTTTGTTATAGAGGAAACTGAACTATATAAACGACTAGTGCCTAAAGGgctaatacaaatatttacccCAATTAGActaaacaatatacataataacaaaacaaacagcgCATTCTTGTAAATAATTAGAATAACGATAATGCTTTTAATCAATGGCTCACTTAGATAATTACAATAACCGAGTCAGATAAATAGCAAGCCAAAACACAGTCCCGCCGCTAGAGTTTATTTGATAGTGGACATTGTACCTGTAAGTAACCGTAGCTCATTATTTTTAGCCGCGACTTGCATCCGCGTCCGTTATAACTACACGTAAATGTTTATGTTCCAACTAACACGCGTTACAGTTTCGAAATCTTCTGAGAACATTCACATGCTGTAGTGTGCAACATGTTGCTTTCAATCGATTTTAATCGTCCCGTGCTgcgtttgttttattgttactacATGTATCTTGTCTGTTGGTGGATGCAATTCCTCAATTTAACATAAAGGAAACGTTAATAAACATGcagaaaattgttgtttttaaaggttatttcaatataaaacatttaatgtttaaattctATAGCCGCTCCTGAAGCTGCTTcatattcttatttaaaaaaatggtaaatgTAGTATTGTAGTTCTAtagcaataattattattccacTAGGGTGAAGAATCCGTCGGTTCGATCAACACAATGTCGATATGCAAGTCAGAACTTCTGTTCTCCCCCGTAAAAGAGGGTGTGCATGGTGTCCACTTCAGCGTCGACAGTTTGGACTGCGAACTGCCCTCTGAGCAGGATCTTATACTCACCTGCCAAGCCAACAAGGACAACTACACCATCGCCTTTGAGGGCAGTCTCACCACATACTCTGAGGACAGTGAGTGCGTTGAACCGGCCGTCAATCAAAAACATGGTAAGCAACACCGAATCCCTTCCTAGAACTACTGATGCATACCATTATAATGATATAATGTTTACTATGACGATAATTTGCACACCTGAACTGAATCATTGGTGTGTAATTACTCACAATAACTTGCCAGCTCATACAGTTATCTGTTTTCAGACAAATTGGGCGAGGAAGAAACCTTAATTTTAGATAACGATGAAAGAACGCGCAGGAATTTAGAATTATTAGAGAGATGTAAGAAATTAACTAATAAGCTAACGACGTCTATGGCTAGAAGCGATTTAGGATTAACTACATGGAGTAAGCTTAAGAAACAAACAAGTCAGTCACCCTTAAGgaggtaattaatattattacaataaatagtataattactatattttgttatttattcgaTATTTAATGATGAATTTAATTTTAGGCATCCCTCTGGAAATAACAATGAAGGTTCAAATGAAGCGACTGATGTAACAGACGACAACATGAGCAATTCAGTCATCAAAAGCCAAAGTTTGCCAAATCTGTATAGGCGAAAACTTATGAATAGTTCCATAAATTCAGCTGCTCTGAGTAATTCAACGGTATGTACCCGGTGTCATTGCCAAGAAATTTAGTGGCATCTAATTTCTCGCGTATTTATATTGTGCTAACGATATGTTTTATTCGCAGGTCGATTCTTTCACCGTTAATCAAAGACTAATGGGTACTCCAATGTGCATGAAAGTGTACGATGTCTCACAACACCGGTCACAAGGAAGCCAACATTCAGAACCTATGAGCACATCTTCAACTGATAACCAAACTTCTTCAGATAAAAGTCaaccaaaacaaacatttagtttagtaaagttatttatgaaacaaaagaGCATGAGCAACGATGGAATCGTAAGCATGGATCAGATGGATAGATCAGAGTGCTGGCCGTCGAGCTCAGGAGGAGAAAGTGGAGAATCAATGGGCGAGCAAAAATTAGTCGACTCCAAAACTGCAATTTCTGAGCGCCCTCAAATTGATTTACCGAGTACTGCTGTAGAAGAAGTTTCATCAGTGGTCTATGAAGAGATACAGACAGTAAATCCTTACAATAACAGAGTATACGATGAAGTTTTAATTGAAGAAGAAGAAACGGGTGATGGATCCAAATTGAGTGACAGTGAGAGTAATCTTTATGCTACAGTTAACAAACCACATATTAAGagaactaatttaaatattatgaatagtCCGTCTAGAATGAGAACTAATAGAAAATCAtgttcttcccaatcttcaGCCACTAGTGTAAGCATTTCAAGCTGCTCTGAGTCTGACGGTACGCAAATAACTAAAATGAATAGGCTGTTACAACGTGAGCCTTGCGATCACAAATCGACGTCAACTCACCTTGAAACCGATACCATAGATAAGAGTATACAAACATCCAGCATGCAATTATCTAACATGtctcaaaaagaaatattcaaggtcGTTGAACCTtcatttttagaaaaattaaaagaagGTGATTGCGAAAAGCCTGTTTTCGTTTTATATCCCAGCTATACTTTGCCAGACATTAGCTTCCTGAACGGAAgaccaaacatttatttaaatccttTAAAAGTAAACATATCTCCCAGATCGAGTGAAAGCAAGAAAAACAGACTGCAAGTCAAAGGTAAACGACCGTTCTCATGCAATGATCTTGAAATGTTAAAGAAAAAGGGACTCGGTCATATAAAAGACTGGGATTCACTAAACTTTTTACTTCCAACGGAATGTAAACAATTGCTCTCTGAAGTTCCTGAACTTATGCAGCACATGAAAGAAAAAGAAGGTACGCAAAAATGCGGAGACAAATATTGCAGTGCTTCACCAGCATCGAGATCTAAAAACCGACCAACAAGTTGTGATTGTAACAACTTAGTGGGCAACACTACAACAGTATCTTCGAGCTCGAGTACAGCTACTCAGCCATCTTCGGGATATCGTGGTTCATCCACAATGCTCACCGACTCTTCGGCTCAAAACAGTCCTGCTCCAGCTGGGAATTTCAATCCATTGTTTGTGTATCGTTACGATAGCGCAACAAGCTCAGAAGCAAGTGGTGTTAACAACGAGGGTCAGAGAATAAATCCCAATATTCCAAAAAGATCACTCTCATTGGCAGATCAAACTCGTATTCCCAAACAAGGTGAATTAGCGCCACCAAGGCCACCATTGCCAAAAAGCATATTACGTAAGTCAATGGATAAGACACGGAAGTCTAGCACACATACTAAACGATACAGTATGTTCGAAATGGATGATCTTATACAAGATCCAGTTGTATGCATGACAGCAGCAACGGAACACAAAACTAAGAGAAGATCGTTGCAAGAACCTTACTATCTCCAGAATCAAACTATGGATTATAGGAAGAACAACGATATTGCTGCGAAAAGATTATCACAACAATTCCTCGATGCTGCAGAGAAAGACGCAGATTACAACGAATATTATCCAGATGAAGGTGTTGGAACGGAAAGTAGCCTTGAATCTGGAAAATCGAATGAATTAAAGTTTCATAGGCCACACACTCCACCATTGCCTAAGCCAAGAACAAAGCAGATGGAATATACTGAATTTCCACCTCCTGGTGCACTCATCAGTAGTGCAGATTTACAACAACTTGAGGAGTTCTTGAAACACAGTGGATTTAACTGTCTAAACATGGATGAGTGGGATCAGAATCAAGTTCAAAAGGTAAGGAACCAGGTGTCCAAATTTCTGCAGATGAAGCGATCTCAGGAGGAGAACCAAAGGTCCACGGAATCAAGTGGCAGTAGTTGTAATAGTAAGAAATCAGTGAGTTTTGCGCAGAAGTCTGAGGTCACGAAGGCCGAAAGCCAACAGTCTCAATTAAAACCTATGGAAGATGTAAAGGGGGTCAGTCTAACCACGCCACCTAACTCTCCAAATATTTCCGCTGTGATAGCGCAGAGGCTTTATCAGGTAACGTTTCATTTGCTAATGCTAGTTCTGCTCACCCGCGTCATTGCCCGTTAATTTCTGTGAGTACCTTCGGTTCTTACTTTGCTCTTATTTTTCCGTTTATCTTCCGTTCTCAGTGtctttttgattatttttcagCATTATTACCTGCTTGTACGGATGTGCTATTATTTTAtgctgtattattttattttgcacaaatattttacttagcaAGTTGAACACGTTACCTGCGCTTGCTACTCATTAATCACTCTGCCATTAATCTAAATGTGTTATCAATGTGTTTCTTGCATGCCAAATATTGgataagattaaataatttcagGGAAAGAATTTAGCGGAAATTCCTATTTGTGAAGAAGCTGAAGTAAGCCCTGATGAATTTGGAAGTCCCATCCATCATGACGCGAGAGGAAAATACGATGTGATTGACGTATCACAAAAAAGAGGTACGAATTTACTTTAAAGAaagtataattttgttaaacTGCAAATTGCGatcaatttaatgttttttcttttatttcagcTTTAGTTTCAAATGTGACCGATGCTGTGGAAATGCTTATCCAACATTTCTCGTCTGCTACGGATCAAGCCGAGTTAGCTTTCTTAGGAGACTCCAAAGAATCTCCAGCCTGTGCAAAAATCGCCCTAAATGCATTGTGTCCAGCTTTATATGCAATATTTAGGGACGGCCTCAAAGAGAACATCGAAACTTCTTTTGGAGCCGTAAATAATTCCGTTTGGCAAATGGTAGAAGCAACCGCAAGACaaggtaaataaatagcaaCTTCTATGCCCTTTACTCTTCTGCATACCTGTAGACTGAACATTaatgtaaatgtttttgttttaggaCCAATCACAAAATCTCTAAATGAATTGGTACTGCGAATTAACAGCGAAGACGCAGTCACCGAGGGATTGGTCAAATTCAATGCCTTCATCCTTGGTTTGCTCAAGTAAGTTcagtaaattaatgttatgttaactTCATCATATCAAAGTCGttcttatttctatttaaaatgttacGTCTGTTCCAGTGCGCAATCAGTAGACGCTTGGGTGTCATACATCCGAACACGAGAGTCTATACTTGCCAAACACTACAGTCCTGATTCTCTGATCCTTGCTGGATGTGTGGGAGAACCGCGATGCCGTGCTCTTCTGGACACATTACTCGCCAGCCTTGAACCATTAAAACTCTTACCATTCTCCCTGGACCTCATGTTCGAAATGCGTGAGCTGCACAGAAGTTTCAAGAAGATCGAAAGCGACATGCGTGCCGCCAGTCGGGTAAGTTTGGATACTATCATAAAATAACATCTAATATCTAAAAGCCAACACTGAATGCTACTTTCCCATGAAATATACGTAATCAATATTCCGTGTCTTTCGTGTTCTGAAACCACTATCGCATACTATCAAACAGCCGCCTGCCGGAGCAACATCgctttatttgcattttattgtttactgcATGTGCTTAAATCACAGTTCACGGCGTACCAACGCGATATTTTAGCATTTACTTTCGTGCACAGCTTacataaaatgcaaataaacgTTTTGCCGAGCGATCGAAACCGATCGATGACCTTGTCAAGGACTTTAATTTTACTAATCTAACTTTGGATGGCATGATGCATGATGCTAAACAACATTTGGTGTATTTAACAGCCCACTTCGATTAACACTCCACCACTAACCCTGAACCAGCGGAATTTGCTGAAGCTGGTGCGTTCGATGCAGTCGAGCGGTCTCTCCAGCGACGACTGTCAGACCAGTGTCATAATGAGACATAAAGAGCCCAAAAACAAAGAGCCGTCAACACCCGACCTGCTGAATGATTCGGCAAACGTAAAGACCACAGTTGAAAAGAATAGACCACGCTCATGTGTTAATCCGACAACGATCGGTTATGATATTTGTCCGAACAACAGCAGGATAGAGATAGAAAGTAACCGCAGATGGTCCGGGGTGCACTTGGGCTCTAAGTTAATGCAGGCGTTCGATAGGCTCGTGTTCGACGACAGCGACGATTACACTGATAGCCTAGAAAACAATAAGCCTCCCACCGCTAAGCCCTCCAGCAATGAAGTGAAGGTAACTCGGCGGTGCTTTGTGTGGACATTATCTGAATGTTTTGCGCTTAGACAATGTTTTGTTGCGGTCTCCGTTGTTATTAATTTGCCGGCTGTTCTGGTACCTACCTCGCTTACTGcttctaacatttattttgtgtgcTTACTTTTGTTTTATCCTCACGTGTCGTCATGTTCAATGGTTGTGCTGCTGCATTTATGCCGTCATGTTGTACGTAAATTGTCCCTATTGAtgttttcttatattatttactcctacatagtaatttaatatcttttttcttagatttttttccCTCAATTTTGTAAAGAATGATGGTCCCGGAGAGAACTTTGTTACTAGGTGTGCCGATTATAATGGTTCTCGCATATTTTATTTAGCTGGAGTGCAGCGGTGAGGAGCATTGGCGACCAGGATCCGCCAGTAGCGGTGCCAGTGGCAACACCGGCAATGGCAGCGGCAACTCGGGTGGCAAGTTCCGTCGTCTGCAACTCAAGTGGGAAATGCTCAGTAATGCTGAAAGTCCCGTTACGCCCTCAGGTATGTTTCCTTGGTGTCACTATAAAGAATTAGTTCTAAATCAGTTTGATATATACCTTGTAGAAGCATGTTACATTTACAAATATCGACTTTTAAAAAGTTGTTGAAAATCTAATTTTCTCCAGTTGCGAATATATGTTTAAACTATTCTCCCTCATTACCATACACCCTTCGATTTGCTATTCTGTAAGTACTACACAGTAAATAACAGTATTCCAAGGGCAGACACATCGTTTCGCCGGATGTATAAACAATCGTACTTGTTATCGTCTCTCGTAGTTACAGCtactgaattaaataaactaaacgaATTCATTGAATTAAATGTAACGAAATAAAGAGAACACATAAACTGACTAAATAGTTGCAGTaatgtatacaatatacatccGTAGATAAAGTATAGATTGGCCAAACAGCAATGCAAAAACAAGTTTACATCGTTCATGAGAACAAGGAGCAGCTGTGTAAACCTTGTATTGGGGGATGATGTCATGCTTATACGAATGCCTaacttacttacatatttagGTACTACATACCACCATGTTTTTATACCAAAACATGATAgggaaagtacatataaaatatgcaGGTATATTGTCAACCAATAGGCATGATTCCAGGTACCGCTGTTAATATTGTGTTAGGTACACCATGACTAAATacgaataaatataaattttattggtTAATTTCTTGTCCAAACTGCTGGAAACCTAACTGGATgccgtttatttttttaaattagtggTTCAATTAGTTCAGATTAGATTAAAAAACTCTCTATTTTACACCATAAAAGCACaaaggacaaacattcaaaaattgacagtacaatgggcggtcttatcactaAAAAGCGATCTCTTTCAGACAACCTTTGATGGATAGATATGATTGCATTTAACAATGTTATAAAGTGTACTGTTTGTTGATGAATTCAGGAGAGACGTCACCAGCAGCGGCTCGTGGTTCCAAGATCCCCAGGCCTGTGTCGTCGCCCGTACGGCCGGTAGCACCGACGTTGCAGTCACCAGCCAAGACGACCCATCGGTAAActaacacaattatttttaaattccattCCTATATAACCTGGAGGATGaggatggagtttcttgctcgttcttctccattcgaagcaacactttggaacgagcgcctagcttcactgacggacagactgacggacaattcaatttgacgtttcaaaagtgcctaatttaggattaatggaaataaatgaCTTTTGACCTATTGTTACTAGGTTTTTGACTTCTATGAGTGTAAAGTTTCGTTGGAGTTCACATAATTACTACGAATATCCAGTAGATTCTACTGTCGGTTCAGTATTTGGCGAACATTTTGGAAAAAATGCATGCAAGACATTCGTTAGTCTATTCAACCTTTTAAAAGGTTTGAGTGTTTAGAAGcactttaattatttcaaccGACCTTGTCACAATTTCTATTACCAAACAAATCAAAtgttaacacaaaaatattgttgCTAATTGACCAGTCTCCATGCGCAATGACGGACCAATTGTCTAGAACTAAGTATGTGGTCATTGTGCCAATTCCCCCTGGACACAATTGTTACTCTGTGACAAATATGGCATAACGAGAGCTTATAGCTCCATCAACCGGCATTATGTGGCAATGTGTGTTATAACTGGTTGCTATttgagtatattttttgtatttcttttcaaTATTTCAGGATTTTTGAATAATGTAAATAGATGGTCTGTTTTTACACATAAATACTACTCGTATCTGACTACTTTGCATAGAAAAGACGAAACAAATTCAGTCACTTGAAGTTCATACCTGACAACCGTACAAGTTTTTCTAAACTGTCATTcgtttaatgttttatataacattcaaataaataaaaatacaaaaactttCTTTACAGGGGAATTCCAGTGCCTGTGCGCAAAGGGACATCTCCAACGACCACCACACCCAGAGCATCAACTGCACGGGCTGGAACTACCAACAAGAAACCACCACAAGCCGCTAACAGGTAATTACTTAATGTTTAATTCGCAACTAAATATAATTCCATATAATTCACATTATTTTCCTCTTTGTTGTGACTAAAGTGGAAAATTTTACTGAAACCAGTTCGGTATTGTCGCGCCAACTACcatatttatgtaattgttCAGACTAGGTATTTACTggaataaacaatttcaaatttcaaTCGTCATAAAGTGTTATACACTCGGTAACATAGATAAAAAATTGTCtaagaataaaaagtaatacACGAAGAAATACTTCGTCCGcttataaaatgtaggtaatgtcGAAATAgctgctatattttatttttattgagcaCAAAATGATATTTATGCTACACTTACTTCAAGGTTGAATGGGATATCACAGGTGGcgggattatttatttttatcttcctACAGAAACACTGAAAAATTCTTCTTTGTATTATGCTTTTATATAAATTTGAATAGCACCGCAATATATTTAGCTTATAATGCACATCTTCAGAGTAATACCCGAGACGACGGCGAAACGACCCGAGGTGAAGCCGAGAGTACAAAATGTAGCTGTTTGTAATACTACCAATGTTAAAAGAACACCGTATGTACTATCAATGGGAATCAATTATTACTAACATCTTCAACACAGACAGTTTTATGCTAACAGCATGTGCATGTATGTGGGTTCAGGGAAAATTGCACCTTATGATGTGAAACAAATGTCAACCGAGAGCCATGACATGGTTAGGTCAATGCTTTGTCTACGTTATTCAAATTCTCACGAAATCccaaaaataatgttacttttgttattttacttacctatgtattttcttttttggcaTGAATCGaaacatttttacaaataattttctgGAAACTGTGCCAAACAAAAGTCAGTgtccttttatttcaaattgctGCCTAATAGTCATACGCCAAAAAAAACTAGAGCATCGTCAGCTTCTGTCACCAACAGAACTAGACTTCATCTCTACTATGATGCTTTTACGCACAGTCTAGAAGAAATCGAGATATTCATACTTCCAAACATATGAGTAGAATATCGTTGTAATAAGGCTATCATGTGACGTAATTGATGTAATAACAGGACGTCCCGAGTGGACGGCGCGGGTCACGGCGGCGCGGCTCCGAGGCCGTCGTCACTGCCGTACGGCCGCACGCCGCCCCCCGCTGCTCCACGGCGAGCCGCTTCCTCATCAGCAGCGCGAGCTCACCACGCACCTACACAGCAGAAAAACAAGTACGTATTTACTGAACCTCTACATTTTTAATGCCTTCTAATTCTATTGCCAAAATTACCATTGTCAAAAATTACCGTGCTATTTTCTCAACACCTTAAGAATCATGTGTGCATCTGTACATATCCCCCATATTATAcctttatttatgttgttaacCATTTTCTATAGAAATTGTTAATCTAAAAGTTTATGATTGATTTCCAGATACGTGAGAACCCTATGGCATCGGCTACCATCAGACTCCGGGCATCTTGCGTTCAACGAAGGAGAACGTCTCCGACTGATATTGGAGGTAGACGATCAGTACCTGCTGTGTTGTCGAGGTGAACAGAAAGGGCTAGTGCCGCGCGATGCCGTGCTCTTAGAGGATTTCTGATATTGGCAACCATAGCATGACTGGCAGCCATGTTGGCGCCCGTTACGTTTGAATGGCAAACGTTAGATTCGGTGAAAATCGCATTACGTTTATATTTTTCGATGTTTTGAGATCCTTACCATGAATTTACGAATCCATCTCGTTTAAAGTCATTATAGGCATCTAAACAACGAAAAATATGTACGTGAAATGTTCGAGAATATGTGCAATAGGTTCCGGAGTGGTGAATTGTTATGGAACTATACTTTGTTTCGTCTGGAAATGTGTTTGAACTCTTGTGTTGTGTAGTTTGATTCGGTATGTGAAAAAAATGAATGTGATCGTGAACTATGCTGTTCAAAGACTATGTGAATATTCTTGTAATGTAATTCTATGTTTCATACTCTACTCCATTCGATTGGAGCGCTAATTTTATGTcttaatcattatttaaaattatttaatttcgatATTGTTACTCAGCAATATTCATTCTTCGCAGAATCTTaacatcattaaatatctctcaCATTTCTAATTATTGTAGTAAAATCTAGTCTTACGTTTTAAGGCACGACAAGGTCTTGGACtgtatataaatttattttaagtaacacAAATTGTGGGAATATTTACTGGGAATGGCTGAGCGTGATGAAGACTTGATGACGCATTGACAGTAAATATTTATCTCAATAATATGTGATATATAGAATACTATTTACTTTTATGGTAGGAACAAAATCTCATACCTTAAGGGCAAACTCCATTGTATCTTAAAATCATTTGATTCATGACTGCCAAGGGAAACACGCTCCAAAGTACTTCGTTGTTTAGATAAATTACTTAAATGTGAATTTGATGTCTAAAATTACCCTTGATATAAACGATACTTGTATAGTATACTAATTACGACCTATTGGTATTAGTGACTTAACATGGTAGGTATAAGTTTAAAGGAAATTTTATAGTAATTCGGTGACTAAGTATTGTTTGTGAATGTTTCACTAAATTTTATTACGCGGGTACGGTGTATCTGGACTTTACTGACAAACTTTGACAGGGAACTTAGCCACAGATTGTGTAACTTCTGGCTACACTAACTGCATGCGGCCTCATCCGAAACACCTTCCTTAGCGGTCTGTGGTGAACTGTTCATTAACTAGCGGTGTAGGTGGACTAACTGGTGTACATTATTAACTGCATGGCCCTTACCGACACTGCCTTCCCCGAGCCGGCCTACACTCTCAACCAAACCTCaactgacagtttataatacgGTGTTGGTGTATAACTACCTCGTATCTCTAACTGCATGCACCTCTCCACTTCACACGTCCCAATACCAGCACAATATGCTTGTAACTCTGTACGTACCTACCGTACCTGACTATGTACATTACTAGCGATATTAAATCAATTATGATATCGATATTGATATTAAAGATGGATTCGTCATCTCAATGTCTGCTTAACAGTCACgaatattattgtgatataaTGGTCATATCACTGCTATTATGATGCGGAAAGAAACGATATTttggtatgtattgtattttattgctCAAGTTGGAAGCGCAACATTATCGGATGATATGATTGATATTAATATTCGAGACGTAATACtctaatattatacctattataaatttCAGTATTCGTTATTGGTGTATAGTaactgtacataatattaacatataTGGAGTTATTCTTAGTAGTGATTTTAGAGGTCAAAATTTGTAAGAAAACGTTTTGAATGCACGATACAGTTCCTCTCGTAGTCCGTCGTGCTATCGAGTCACAACATTGGTGAACATGTAGTCGATATACTCGTAGTGGGCTAAATTATTGTAATCGCGTGTAACCGAGGAGTGTTTCTCGAGGCAGTCGTGATGTTGACTCTTGCCGACTACGTTCAGTGAACAAGTGTGAGGCTCGTCGCCGCGGTAATCTCATCTCCTAGATGCGGACGTAAGT is part of the Spodoptera frugiperda isolate SF20-4 chromosome 30, AGI-APGP_CSIRO_Sfru_2.0, whole genome shotgun sequence genome and encodes:
- the LOC118269872 gene encoding uncharacterized protein LOC118269872 isoform X8, with amino-acid sequence MIALVLCLVGKIIEVTKSAHNNCELEQFEPRNRKTRKRRKRPRKKRRRQGPPPRLGLKAASPGVAGADEDCNSNTSLTGSQHSHDDIDAHCDNSGYLWFLDYNPIFRDGSCHHTSVLSSVSASYKGISDLTSRFEFTSRYNDIARDLDANLAEADMESFRTEDIHALLMTANLPHDAIIDDRTHDSNPRGEMFASISSSLMERFRFDSSVSADSSFQGEESVGSINTMSICKSELLFSPVKEGVHGVHFSVDSLDCELPSEQDLILTCQANKDNYTIAFEGSLTTYSEDSECVEPAVNQKHDKLGEEETLILDNDERTRRNLELLERCKKLTNKLTTSMARSDLGLTTWSKLKKQTSQSPLRRHPSGNNNEGSNEATDVTDDNMSNSVIKSQSLPNLYRRKLMNSSINSAALSNSTVDSFTVNQRLMGTPMCMKVYDVSQHRSQGSQHSEPMSTSSTDNQTSSDKSQPKQTFSLVKLFMKQKSMSNDGIVSMDQMDRSECWPSSSGGESGESMGEQKLVDSKTAISERPQIDLPSTAVEEVSSVVYEEIQTVNPYNNRVYDEVLIEEEETGDGSKLSDSESNLYATVNKPHIKRTNLNIMNSPSRMRTNRKSCSSQSSATSVSISSCSESDGTQITKMNRLLQREPCDHKSTSTHLETDTIDKSIQTSSMQLSNMSQKEIFKVVEPSFLEKLKEGDCEKPVFVLYPSYTLPDISFLNGRPNIYLNPLKVNISPRSSESKKNRLQVKGKRPFSCNDLEMLKKKGLGHIKDWDSLNFLLPTECKQLLSEVPELMQHMKEKEGTQKCGDKYCSASPASRSKNRPTSCDCNNLVGNTTTVSSSSSTATQPSSGYRGSSTMLTDSSAQNSPAPAGNFNPLFVYRYDSATSSEASGVNNEGQRINPNIPKRSLSLADQTRIPKQGELAPPRPPLPKSILRKSMDKTRKSSTHTKRYSMFEMDDLIQDPVVCMTAATEHKTKRRSLQEPYYLQNQTMDYRKNNDIAAKRLSQQFLDAAEKDADYNEYYPDEGVGTESSLESGKSNELKFHRPHTPPLPKPRTKQMEYTEFPPPGALISSADLQQLEEFLKHSGFNCLNMDEWDQNQVQKGKNLAEIPICEEAEVSPDEFGSPIHHDARGKYDVIDVSQKRALVSNVTDAVEMLIQHFSSATDQAELAFLGDSKESPACAKIALNALCPALYAIFRDGLKENIETSFGAVNNSVWQMVEATARQGPITKSLNELVLRINSEDAVTEGLVKFNAFILGLLNAQSVDAWVSYIRTRESILAKHYSPDSLILAGCVGEPRCRALLDTLLASLEPLKLLPFSLDLMFEMRELHRSFKKIESDMRAASRPTSINTPPLTLNQRNLLKLVRSMQSSGLSSDDCQTSVIMRHKEPKNKEPSTPDLLNDSANVKTTVEKNRPRSCVNPTTIGYDICPNNSRIEIESNRRWSGVHLGSKLMQAFDRLVFDDSDDYTDSLENNKPPTAKPSSNEVKLECSGEEHWRPGSASSGASGNTGNGSGNSGGKFRRLQLKWEMLSNAESPVTPSGETSPAAARGSKIPRPVSSPVRPVAPTLQSPAKTTHRGIPVPVRKGTSPTTTTPRASTARAGTTNKKPPQAANRVIPETTAKRPEVKPRVQNVAVCNTTNVKRTPTSRVDGAGHGGAAPRPSSLPYGRTPPPAAPRRAASSSAARAHHAPTQQKNKYVRTLWHRLPSDSGHLAFNEGERLRLILEVDDQYLLCCRGEQKGLVPRDAVLLEDF